From Bacteroidales bacterium, a single genomic window includes:
- a CDS encoding T9SS type A sorting domain-containing protein, with translation MKTKLRSFTAKMLYIACITLFTSSLSAQFSGGTGTQLDPYQVATANDLNNVRNYLGSHFIQTANIELDVSPYNEGGGWVPIGNSSSKFTGSYNGQNYSIANIFINQPATDYIGLFGFITGTAELMNLGIIEANITGKNYVGVIVGYNEGTISRSYSAGILSANQQAGGIAGYNNGNTASRVGLLINSYSLAYVSATGATGRAGGLVGENYYATITNSYASGGVSGNNSGGLVGDNNNGSYNGSFWNSETSAKLSSAGGTGITMAEMKTVSTFTNAGWDFGTIWSITEGISYPKLQANPQSPEPGPRPFYINTIQDMDNIRNLLHGHYILTKNLDFNDGNSYAQINDWQAYKTAMTSGTGFDPLSNSTGKFIGLFDGGGYAIGNLFINRPSTDYIGIFGFLGGAGKIRRIGVESVNVTGNNYVSALVGYNEGTIATSYSTGIVTASNRAGGIAGYNNGNTEIRVGLVINCYSLAYIAATGATGRSGGLVGENYYATITNAYASGGVSGVNSGGLAGYNINGFYNNSFWNTETSAQLTSAGGNGITMAQMMTSSTYTDAGWDFANTWSITNEVTYPWLKDSQPVPLPGPNPFPINTIQDLNNTRTFLHGHYRLMNNLDFNENASYTQIEGWEDFKTSMTTGLGFEPIGNSTNRFIGFFDGNGKVIANLYVNRPAADYVGLFGYIGGAGGIRQVGMKQINIVGHNYIGSFAGQSLGKIATSYTAGNLQGNLYVGGFAGRLDGNITPGLVVNSYSLTNVSGSQRVGGAIGWNYYATITNCYVAGGVNGASNYGGLVGYNNAGEVLNSFWNIESTGQSSSLGGTGILTGEMMQASTFTNAGWDFTDVWSIQENESYPWLRQNIQIPFPAPIPIEIYTIQDLDNVRNLLHGHYKLMNDLDFNDNGSYAQLAGWEAFKLSMTTGEGFTPIGNLNDKYTGFFDGNGHVISNLYINRPTTNYIGLFGYYRSASSIRNLGLVDILITGQHYTGAFAGQNDGNIVGCYASGLLNGIDYTGGISGKIDAINSPGGNILNSYSFVYIEGEARVGGITGWNYYGSITNCYVIGGIVGSSYVGALVGYANAGSVTGSFWNIESSGQNTSAGDGYGSLTWQMMMKSTFQSSGWDFENTWEINEDVSYPWLRQNIQTPYPGPTPIEIYTIQDLDNMRNFMHGHYKLMTDLDFNADASYAQVEGWEAYKVTLTTGEGFEPIGNTVNKFRGLFDGDGHKISNLYINRPSMENVGLFGEYYTAGNISKLALLNVNITGNNNTGSLVGKCSGNLFSCYANGIVQGANYVGGLAGLINSVNSPGGSVQNCYSLVSVSGTNYAAGLIGWNYYGDIQNSYASGSVSSASNPGGLIGRANGGTVIDSYWNTETSGQSSSVGGIGKTTTQMTHPYADNTYSSWNFINIWADDAGNTQNNGYPFLGFPEVYDTPDLMLMSGQSDCYESEQTVTLAGGGTVVLIKSGASLEVVAGANVRLLDGTVIQPGAYFHSWISDEPGYCSNTRSLLATGYDKSDEDTDAQSVLEMIRIYPNPSLGNFSAELLDSESSGKVHLEIYNMIGEKIITVELPETNKILFDLSDRKPGVYLIRITSGINSIITKLILQ, from the coding sequence ATGAAAACAAAATTAAGAAGCTTTACAGCTAAGATGTTATACATTGCCTGTATAACATTGTTTACCAGCAGTTTGTCTGCCCAGTTTTCTGGCGGAACAGGAACTCAATTGGATCCCTATCAGGTTGCAACTGCAAATGACCTTAATAATGTCAGAAATTATCTGGGATCGCATTTTATACAAACGGCGAACATTGAATTGGATGTTTCACCTTACAATGAAGGAGGTGGCTGGGTTCCAATCGGCAATAGTTCATCCAAATTTACTGGTAGCTACAATGGACAGAACTATAGCATTGCCAACATATTCATCAACCAGCCGGCTACTGATTACATCGGCTTGTTTGGATTTATTACCGGAACAGCAGAATTAATGAACCTTGGTATTATTGAAGCTAACATAACAGGTAAAAATTATGTGGGCGTCATCGTTGGTTACAATGAAGGCACGATAAGCAGAAGTTACTCTGCCGGTATTCTATCTGCCAATCAACAAGCTGGCGGGATCGCGGGGTATAATAATGGAAATACAGCATCCAGGGTAGGTTTGTTAATCAACAGTTATTCATTAGCTTATGTTTCTGCTACAGGTGCAACTGGTCGTGCAGGAGGCCTGGTTGGTGAAAACTATTATGCAACAATTACAAACTCTTATGCATCCGGGGGTGTTTCAGGCAATAATTCAGGGGGACTGGTTGGAGATAATAACAATGGCAGTTACAATGGTAGCTTTTGGAATTCAGAAACATCTGCCAAGTTATCCAGCGCTGGCGGAACCGGCATCACGATGGCTGAAATGAAAACCGTTTCAACATTCACCAATGCCGGTTGGGATTTTGGAACCATTTGGTCAATTACTGAAGGGATATCCTATCCTAAATTACAAGCCAATCCACAATCGCCCGAACCTGGTCCCAGGCCATTTTATATCAACACGATCCAGGATATGGATAACATCAGGAATTTGCTGCACGGACATTATATCCTTACCAAAAACCTCGATTTCAATGATGGTAATAGCTATGCCCAGATCAATGATTGGCAAGCCTATAAAACCGCGATGACTTCAGGCACTGGTTTCGATCCTTTGAGCAACTCCACAGGTAAATTTATCGGGCTTTTTGATGGAGGCGGGTATGCAATAGGCAATTTGTTCATAAACAGACCTTCTACTGACTACATTGGAATTTTCGGATTCTTAGGTGGCGCAGGTAAAATAAGAAGAATTGGAGTTGAGAGTGTAAATGTTACAGGCAACAACTATGTAAGCGCTTTGGTAGGGTATAATGAAGGCACTATCGCAACAAGCTATTCAACTGGTATTGTCACTGCGAGCAATCGGGCTGGAGGAATAGCAGGATACAATAATGGGAACACCGAAATCCGTGTCGGATTGGTAATAAATTGCTATTCACTGGCTTATATAGCTGCTACAGGTGCAACTGGCCGATCGGGAGGCCTGGTTGGTGAAAATTATTATGCCACTATTACAAATGCTTATGCATCCGGGGGTGTCTCAGGCGTTAATTCAGGAGGATTGGCTGGGTACAATATTAATGGGTTCTATAACAATAGCTTCTGGAATACCGAAACCTCTGCACAATTAACAAGTGCAGGCGGCAACGGAATTACAATGGCACAGATGATGACAAGCTCCACTTATACAGATGCCGGTTGGGATTTTGCTAATACCTGGTCAATCACAAACGAAGTAACATATCCGTGGTTAAAAGACAGCCAGCCAGTTCCCTTACCTGGACCTAATCCCTTTCCAATAAACACAATACAGGATCTCAATAATACCAGGACTTTTCTTCACGGGCATTACAGACTGATGAATAATCTTGATTTTAATGAGAATGCCAGCTACACTCAAATTGAAGGATGGGAGGATTTTAAGACTTCAATGACCACAGGTTTGGGGTTCGAGCCAATCGGAAATTCTACCAACAGGTTTATCGGGTTTTTTGATGGTAACGGTAAAGTCATTGCTAACCTATATGTGAACCGGCCTGCTGCAGATTATGTAGGTTTATTCGGATATATAGGAGGGGCAGGCGGTATAAGACAAGTTGGGATGAAACAGATAAATATCGTCGGACATAATTATATAGGATCATTTGCCGGTCAAAGCCTCGGAAAAATCGCAACAAGCTATACAGCCGGCAATCTGCAAGGCAACCTTTATGTAGGTGGGTTCGCCGGCAGACTCGACGGAAATATCACACCAGGTCTGGTAGTAAACAGCTATTCACTTACCAATGTATCAGGAAGCCAGCGTGTGGGAGGTGCAATTGGATGGAATTATTATGCAACAATCACCAATTGCTACGTTGCCGGTGGTGTAAACGGTGCTTCAAACTATGGCGGACTGGTGGGCTATAACAATGCAGGAGAGGTCCTAAATAGCTTCTGGAATATTGAATCAACCGGTCAGAGCTCAAGCCTGGGTGGAACCGGAATTTTGACCGGAGAAATGATGCAGGCGTCAACATTCACAAATGCCGGATGGGATTTCACAGATGTATGGTCCATACAGGAAAATGAGTCTTATCCCTGGTTAAGACAAAATATACAAATACCCTTTCCTGCTCCTATACCCATTGAAATTTATACCATTCAGGATTTAGATAATGTGCGAAACTTATTGCACGGCCACTATAAACTGATGAATGACCTTGATTTTAATGACAATGGTAGTTATGCACAGCTTGCAGGTTGGGAAGCTTTTAAATTGAGCATGACAACCGGTGAAGGTTTTACGCCTATCGGGAATTTGAATGATAAATACACCGGGTTTTTTGACGGAAACGGACATGTTATCAGCAACCTTTATATCAACAGACCGACTACAAATTATATCGGACTCTTTGGATATTACCGGAGCGCAAGTAGTATCAGAAACCTTGGCCTTGTAGATATATTGATAACCGGACAGCACTATACCGGGGCATTCGCAGGTCAAAACGATGGCAATATAGTGGGTTGTTATGCAAGCGGACTGTTGAATGGAATAGACTATACCGGAGGCATTTCCGGTAAAATTGATGCCATTAATTCTCCAGGGGGCAATATCTTGAACAGCTATTCTTTTGTGTATATTGAAGGTGAAGCACGGGTAGGCGGGATTACCGGATGGAACTATTATGGATCCATTACAAATTGTTATGTTATTGGAGGAATAGTGGGTAGTTCATACGTTGGGGCATTGGTTGGTTACGCCAACGCAGGAAGCGTAACCGGAAGTTTTTGGAATATTGAATCCAGTGGTCAAAACACGAGTGCCGGTGATGGATACGGAAGCTTAACGTGGCAGATGATGATGAAATCAACTTTCCAGAGTTCGGGTTGGGATTTTGAAAATACCTGGGAAATCAATGAGGATGTATCCTACCCATGGCTGAGGCAAAACATCCAAACTCCCTATCCCGGTCCAACGCCTATTGAAATCTATACCATACAGGATCTGGACAATATGAGAAATTTTATGCATGGCCATTATAAGCTCATGACCGACCTTGATTTTAATGCCGATGCCAGTTATGCACAGGTTGAGGGCTGGGAGGCATATAAAGTAACTCTTACCACTGGCGAAGGGTTTGAACCAATTGGCAACACAGTGAACAAGTTCAGGGGCTTGTTTGACGGTGACGGGCACAAAATAAGCAACCTGTATATTAACCGGCCTTCTATGGAAAATGTAGGCTTATTCGGAGAGTATTATACTGCCGGGAACATCAGCAAGCTCGCATTGCTCAATGTAAACATTACAGGCAACAATAATACCGGAAGCCTGGTTGGTAAATGTTCCGGCAATCTTTTCAGTTGCTACGCAAATGGAATTGTTCAGGGTGCAAATTATGTTGGTGGCCTTGCAGGATTAATTAATAGCGTTAATAGTCCGGGTGGTAGTGTCCAAAACTGCTATTCGCTGGTTTCAGTTTCTGGTACTAACTACGCTGCAGGGCTTATAGGTTGGAACTATTACGGAGATATTCAAAATAGCTACGCCTCAGGTTCAGTAAGCAGTGCATCTAATCCGGGAGGATTGATTGGCAGAGCCAATGGAGGAACCGTCATTGACAGTTATTGGAATACAGAAACTTCGGGTCAGAGTAGTAGTGTAGGAGGCATTGGGAAAACCACAACACAAATGACTCATCCTTATGCAGACAATACATATTCAAGCTGGAATTTCATAAATATTTGGGCTGATGATGCCGGGAATACACAGAATAATGGTTATCCTTTTCTCGGCTTTCCGGAAGTTTATGATACACCTGACCTGATGCTTATGAGTGGCCAGAGCGATTGTTATGAATCAGAGCAGACTGTTACACTGGCTGGAGGTGGAACCGTAGTATTAATAAAAAGTGGCGCAAGTCTTGAAGTTGTAGCTGGCGCAAACGTACGGCTTCTTGACGGTACTGTTA
- a CDS encoding carboxypeptidase regulatory-like domain-containing protein yields MKTKRRVIFSLLAFMAMTQGILVAQHPDWQLKTSITKNSPEAEMVIRVGDIDNFGFDFEEGYNPFSGEPTDPHGFPWEPDPADPDGTDRIMVVSGFKGDPSASTDGYTQSTSRPENSVRPIVFSFPTEGIAVNAASLQLFVDDFQAPVFKTKFTATVNGIRFAELEKVLNSLNQTGPVGKLVTVTFHPEMLEAVRRGKVSILIDDAVTGAGDGYAIDFARILINPKASGNRKISGKVSDKTTGKPLEGATVSSSGIVKAITTSEGVYTLTGVPGGFNYVTASKTGYASSMTTVEVSDSKAGTLNFQLEAVAEPVITDTVKPVPQVVYDKVDDWKKKRVIMKNTPDAELMVRVGDIDNINSGFAQGYNPFSGELTEWNEFPWEVDKTDPEGTDRIMVPSSYKYGSEAWTDGYTETSLRPGNLPKPVTLEFQPVDITINSAILQAFINDIQSVSSESLFTAKLDGVMSVGLSKLINETDMTGPVGKMVSYRLTPEEVGKLKDGKFKILIDDATTGIGDGFAIDFVRILINPKPHVKASK; encoded by the coding sequence ATGAAAACAAAACGCCGTGTTATCTTTTCCTTGTTGGCATTCATGGCGATGACCCAAGGAATACTGGTTGCCCAACATCCTGATTGGCAATTAAAAACATCCATCACAAAGAATTCTCCTGAAGCCGAAATGGTTATCCGGGTGGGCGACATTGACAATTTCGGTTTTGATTTCGAAGAGGGCTACAATCCCTTCTCGGGCGAACCTACCGACCCACACGGCTTCCCCTGGGAACCCGATCCCGCTGACCCCGACGGCACCGACCGCATCATGGTGGTATCAGGTTTCAAAGGCGACCCATCGGCTTCGACCGATGGTTATACGCAAAGCACTTCACGGCCTGAAAATTCAGTTAGGCCAATTGTTTTCAGCTTTCCGACCGAAGGCATAGCGGTGAATGCGGCTTCGCTGCAACTGTTTGTTGATGATTTTCAGGCCCCGGTGTTCAAAACCAAATTCACGGCCACGGTCAACGGAATACGTTTCGCCGAACTTGAGAAAGTGCTCAATTCTTTGAACCAAACCGGGCCTGTCGGAAAACTGGTGACCGTGACCTTTCATCCCGAAATGCTGGAAGCTGTTAGACGTGGCAAAGTTTCAATCCTGATTGATGATGCCGTCACCGGCGCGGGCGATGGGTATGCCATTGATTTTGCCCGTATCCTGATCAACCCCAAAGCCTCGGGAAACCGAAAAATTTCGGGTAAAGTAAGCGATAAAACCACTGGCAAACCGCTGGAAGGCGCAACGGTGTCGTCATCTGGAATTGTGAAGGCGATTACCACATCCGAAGGTGTTTATACCCTTACCGGCGTTCCGGGCGGGTTCAATTACGTAACGGCTTCGAAAACAGGCTATGCATCCTCAATGACCACCGTCGAAGTATCGGACAGCAAAGCAGGGACATTGAATTTCCAGCTTGAAGCCGTGGCTGAGCCTGTTATTACGGATACCGTTAAACCTGTTCCACAGGTTGTTTACGACAAAGTTGATGACTGGAAAAAGAAACGGGTGATCATGAAAAACACACCTGATGCTGAGCTGATGGTAAGGGTGGGCGATATTGACAACATCAACAGCGGGTTCGCCCAGGGTTACAACCCTTTCTCCGGTGAACTGACCGAATGGAACGAATTTCCCTGGGAAGTTGACAAAACCGATCCCGAAGGAACTGACCGCATCATGGTGCCTTCATCCTATAAATACGGATCCGAAGCATGGACCGATGGCTATACCGAAACATCGCTACGTCCCGGCAATCTTCCGAAACCGGTGACACTCGAATTTCAGCCTGTTGACATTACCATTAATTCCGCTATTTTACAGGCTTTTATTAACGATATCCAATCGGTTTCGTCTGAAAGCCTTTTCACTGCTAAATTGGACGGCGTGATGTCGGTTGGACTTTCGAAACTGATTAACGAAACCGATATGACCGGGCCGGTAGGTAAAATGGTGAGCTACCGGCTTACCCCCGAAGAGGTGGGAAAACTGAAAGACGGCAAGTTTAAAATCCTGATTGACGATGCTACCACCGGCATAGGCGATGGGTTTGCCATTGATTTTGTGCGCATTCTCATCAACCCGAAACCTCATGTTAAAGCTTCAAAATAA
- a CDS encoding T9SS type A sorting domain-containing protein produces the protein MKTKILPLLWIAILAIPALSQVPNSSFEDWTLNLGILAPDGWTISSDEDYPNVLRSNESYNGDYSVELKVVYDPGMEMNTAGFMFTDGNFPVNERFQSLTGYIKGNIIGLDSLKINVSMWLDGEMIGFGLLRSLQSHTNWTQFILDIVYATSDTPNEAFIAMQLGQFIGGNIGSYYLIDKLEFSDETSGSRDPSNQIKVYPNPASDLLYFENLNIKGSATISLINIMGCLVYKRQFGDNQQSGIIDVSGLSEGVYFIQEMRENQVTGYKKLIVKH, from the coding sequence ATGAAAACAAAGATATTACCATTACTGTGGATCGCAATTTTAGCCATACCTGCTTTATCACAGGTACCCAATTCCAGTTTTGAAGATTGGACATTGAATTTAGGAATCCTGGCGCCCGATGGATGGACAATCAGCAGCGACGAAGATTATCCGAATGTTCTGCGAAGCAATGAAAGTTACAATGGAGATTATTCAGTTGAATTGAAAGTAGTTTATGATCCAGGTATGGAAATGAATACTGCCGGCTTCATGTTCACTGATGGCAATTTCCCCGTTAATGAAAGGTTCCAGTCACTTACAGGATACATCAAAGGCAACATTATTGGGTTGGATAGCTTAAAGATCAATGTCAGCATGTGGCTTGACGGGGAAATGATCGGCTTCGGATTATTGCGTTCACTGCAAAGCCATACAAACTGGACTCAGTTCATTCTGGACATTGTTTACGCGACCTCCGATACACCGAATGAGGCTTTTATCGCTATGCAACTCGGGCAGTTCATCGGAGGTAATATTGGTTCATATTACCTAATAGACAAGCTTGAGTTCTCGGATGAGACTTCCGGAAGCAGGGATCCTTCAAACCAAATTAAAGTATATCCCAACCCGGCATCAGATCTACTCTATTTTGAGAACCTGAATATTAAAGGTTCTGCAACAATTAGCCTGATAAATATCATGGGATGTCTGGTTTATAAAAGGCAATTTGGCGATAACCAGCAGTCAGGCATAATTGACGTTTCTGGGCTTAGCGAAGGGGTTTATTTCATTCAGGAAATGAGAGAAAATCAGGTTACCGGATATAAAAAATTGATCGTTAAGCATTAA